The DNA window CTAGTATTTTTCCACTTTGTATTGTaatcagttttgtttcctttcgGCTTAGATGCCGTTAAGGTGGGCTCACTGGGTAGGCGCACAGTAGAGAtgagctgcctgctctctgtTTGAAGCCTGCTTTACTTGCTCTGGACAGTTTGAGAACAGTAAGTTTGTGGAAACTTTGTCTTGGCTCATATAAACTTGACTTGGAAggagcaattttattttcttttcagtagacAATTGATCAGAAGTAGGATCACTGGAAGTTTCAGACagacaactttttttcttgcatactCCAGAGCCATGCTTTCTGGTTTATTGTATGAAAGTTACCgttctttttaaatgtgtagCGTACTTTCATTAAATAAAGTCTGTCTGGAAGGTTGGGGTTtcttgtttattattatttattttttgttaatgatAAGTCTGAAGGAGAACTGATATACTGAGAACAGTagttaattaaatttaaatgtacATTGATGAAGTTTTTTAATTAGCAGGCATCACTGTGTCTTATAGAATTGGGagctatgaaaaaaagaggattaGTAATACAGCATTTGGTATCAACTCTTGTGTGTCCTGCCTCCTTGGATGCTTGATTTCTCATCCTCAGTGCTGCagtaatatgatttttaaaagaaatagcttACCCTTTgtgtacatattttaaaagctgttatttttctctctaaaaaataaatttttcattgGTCCGACGATCTAGTTATCAAGTTTCTTAAGCATACAAGTATTAGTGAAATTCCATTGTACATCTAGAGAATTTCTTCTTGCAGTAAGATAATAGCATGTCACAGCTATGTCAGTGATAGTGAATATCTGTGTGGGATCAGGTATTAGTAACATTGTTCAGACCTTGTATTTTTCATCATGAGAGTAACGTAGGAATAGTGAAATTGTAGGTCTTGATTTTAACACTGATTCATCCTCTGTCTTCCTCCCAGTAAATTCTATTATAGTGACTAATGAAGTAATTTAGGCAGTAATTTTTATtgatgtatatttaaaaaaaaagagtagcaCATCAGCATAATTGCATTAAGTCCCCTGCAGACTGTTAAGATGTAAATTGTATTTGTGACTTACTGTTTAATTATTTCAACTTGCAATGTGCTTTTCCCTTTCAATTGAAAAATAGATCAGGGTTTCCAAGGACAGTTTGGTAAAATGAACCCTCCTTCTGTCCCTTGGGACCATGGGACCCCTACCCATTTTCCTCTCCTCCGAGGAGCGTGGCCTTACAATATGCCTCAGAACTACATGCAGCAGGGAAATGCCAGCTATCCACCGAACAAACCTTTCTACCCTCAAGGTACTAGAATTAGTATATGAATCAACAGCTCATGCAACATGTATCTTTACTGTCTCAAAGGCTTTAAAAGCCAAGGGAATCATGTTTCACTTGCTAGGCTCCCTGGAACCATAATGAATCCAAGAGTCAAATCAACACTTCGGCTTCCTGTATGGATGGATGAAAAGTCTttgtgggagggaaggggttaAATACCATTCTGAATCTGAGCCAATTTGCAGTCTGTTGTACTTCTAGCATCTTCCTCCTGTCTCACTCTAGAGCCACCTCTGCTTCAACAGTGGTTAAGATGATTTGCCCGTGAGCGTATTAAGAATATGAGGAAATTTTTGTCCTAATTcattttatttggctttttgtACCTTGCCTTGTGGAATGACTGACTTAGATAAAAACCTCCAAGACCACAGAATAATTCAGCTTGGTAGGGGCCCCTGGAGGTTATCTAGTCTAACCCATCTGCAGTCAAGGCAGCACTAACTTCAAAGTTAGATCAGATTCTGTTATTCAGGGTACTTAGAAGGACTGACTTTATCTCAACTCTTTCTAATGCTAGTGAATGGTAAAGGTGTTCAGCATCTGGCAGGATTGGGAAaggctgtaggaaaaaaaagtggagctttggcTCCACTAAGAGAGAAACTACGCCCACATTTTACTTGGAGGCTTTGCAATTACCATGTTGCTGGGTCATCCAGTATAAAATGAGAGATGCTGGCACCAAATCCTTTTTTCAAAATCTAATCTGTTGGCTGTAGCAAGGTTCCCAAGTGAGACCCGTGAACTGGTTTCAGCTAGGATCGAGTTAAGTTTCTTCATTGATTTTCTTTGTCACGTGGTCTAGCCACGACagacctgtttttaaaaatcctgaaatTATTGTTGTTAAATAACTGAAGTAATGCAACAGATGATATATTGATGATTCTGAGGGAATTTTGGAAATGGGATTAAAGCAATGCTGCATTGTCCCATTAAATGGGTTAGTCGTACAGACAGCGTTTGTGTCAGTCTAGTCAATGGCTTTATTTGGCAGTAAGATTAATACATTGAATATAGCCAAGCactgttaaatatatttaatttgctgAAGTAATTgtaatccattttcttttagctGGTCCACTGATGCAGAGTAACCAGCGGTTCTCGCTTCTGTCTCAAGGACACCCACACTTGAATATGAATTACATTcaacagaaaaagtgaaattgaATGGGattgtgggtgggtgggtggggggaggacAAAAATTCAGGTTCTGATTTAAAAACTTAATGCAACATGTTTAGATACAAGATTATTTAAGactgtttttaaactgtatcaTTTGTACATAGATATGAACTATAGTTTTTACCAGTATCACAAAACTGAGTGATACAAATGTCATCTATTTTATTACCCTATTTTTAAGGGGAATCGTGTTTTGTTTTACCTTGATAAACTGTAAAGagagagaatttttaaaattaagttctttattttctattagCTGTATTCATACTTTGGTTGCTTCAGACTTTATATATAttgttctaaaaaaataaaattagaaggGGATttcatgtgtttaaaaattTGTCACTTCTATTCTTTACAGAACTATGTAGTGccaaaaaactttttaaaagaaaaataaaactgcaaaaaaaggaCACcagactttttcctcttccctgtttGTATGCATGCTTGCATTTACCTGTAATTAAGAAACCAGACtaacaaaaccagctttaaTTTAggcatttcaaaggaaaaagattagCAGCTTTAACGAGTCATGCAGTCAGTATGCCTCTTTCCCCATTCTGGTGTCATTGTATGTGCTGTTCACAGCCACTGTATCTTTGCTGTAAAATACTTGATTTGAGGGAAGAATATGCctgcttttctgttcagaaacTCTGCataataatatgaaaataagaGAGAGGACTTCCTATAAATTTGCTGGGCATACTACTTCCTGTGTTAACACTCATCGGGCAATATGGGAAAGCACATTAGCCATAAATGCAGTGTTCAGGAGATAAACCTAAAGCAAGATTATGAAGAAAGGGATGGTAGACAAGGGGTTTAACACAACTGATTTCCTGTGATGCATAATTAAATGTATGAAGATGAGAACTGTAAGGTGAGCAAGAGCTCAATCAGtcttaatttgaaaaacagggacTTGCTGAATGCTGACTTCATTCAGAGAAGGTAGAGCTGAGCATGATTGTGTCCTATTCTGTCCCCAGTCACAGGTAGGCCCCAAACTATGCTCAGAGAAGTTCTACACTGTCTTCTAAATATATTGAATAACTTCCTGCCTGAAAAGATTAAGCAGTGCCTTGTACTCCTTGCAGCTTCTAAACTGTCTGACAGTAGCATCAGAAGCAGCATATTATGACACTTAAGGATGATTCTTACAGAGGAACCACTAACAGTTGTGTGTTGGAGGTGTTTCAAGTCAGCTCTTGCGTTTAAGTAAACACATTGGATTGAcagtcttttccttttctgtactGGAGATTTGAGATAGTTCAGGCTTGTGGCTCTTCAGCGTTTGTAACTCAAACATGCTCTCAGTTCTTTGGCAACTGAATGCAGTGGCTGTTCGTCAAAACAACGCCCTGATTTGAGAATGAAGCCAGCTTCAGTTAGGGGACATCTAAACAAAGCATTATGAAAGAAAGAGCAAGGAGCCTTTAAAGACAAAGCCcccttttttaattattgctcTTCACTAGTTCTTACAGGCCTtgagaaaaacaatttaaaaaccaTCCTCAAATTCTATCACAAGGATGAGTAACTAACTACATAAAAGGTATCCTtagctttcttttatttaaaaaaacaaacaggactTGTACGAGAGGAGAAGGGATTGAAGAAATGGGACTGCTGAAGCAGCCAGTACAGATCCAGCTGTCCCATAAAGCAAACAGGACAGCGTTAGACTGCAGCTCAAGGTCTTTAAACTATGTGCTGGATTTAGGTTGTTATTCATTCCCTCGGCGACTCTTCTTGTGACTTTTCTTAGATCtgaaacaggggaaaaaatatgccATATGACACAATACTAGTAATAGTTCTCAAAGACCAAGGCGATTCATAGCAGTAAGTGGTATTTTCTATGGTCAAATATGGATAGTGTGACTTGACTACAACACTGAGGGAGGTACTATATGAAATACTTGATCTCCAACAGAGCAAGACGACCTTCAGTCCCCAGGATGAAGTGACAAGTAAGCTCCTACAACAGTACAGACACCCTTAAGAAATAGGCCAAAccttttacctttcaggtgaTTTGGAATGACTTCTGTGTCTGTGACTACGATGATGTCCTATGAGATAAAAAAAGGTAACAGTTACTTCCACAGACCCtggaatttttttgctttgctaatGCAGTCTGCTTTTAGCGACCAAGTGTCCTAGATAATGCCAGAACAACCCTAGCCTTAATTAGGCACTCAAATTAACCtggcaaatatttgaaaaatataccCAAGGCAATTTTGCATATATAAAAGGAGGAGTTCTCCAGCTGTGCTTTCATATAACTAGCAGCTTTGTGAGCCAGATTAAGCACTTATACTACCTTCTTGATACCGTGACACAGATTTTTCTTGCAGTGGATGTTCTGCTGGTAAAGCCATGCAGAGTTATCTGTAAGTGACAAAAATACCTGGAGATTTAGATCTTGATCTGTGGCGCCTCTCCCTGGACCTGCTCCGGTGTCGTCTTGGGCTTTTGCTGCGATGCCTCTCCCGGCGTGGTGATGGACTGAGAAGACAGAAGTTTTTAGGATAACCATACTAAAAAGGCACACATTCTAAGATTAAATAATAGACTAAAAGACTACCTTCTTCTCTTTGGAGAGCGGCTTCGCCTGTAattgggagagaaaagaaaaggttgcTAAGAATCATTAGCAGACTCGGCTGTTTAATTTCCCATATTCTCCAGCAACAGCACCCAGGGCTTCCCTGGTGCTCCCCCCGTCCCCAGTTAGTGTGTGTGTGGCCTGCTACACACAAGGCACTACATGCTTCTGGACTGGCCCATACAGTGAGCAAATGAGGTTAGTGATGAGTTTTTCCTGGCTTATCAGTAAGAACAATTAACAGGATATTCTCTGCACCATCTGGCCTACGTGAAAACAAAGCACTTGGTTCTCCTTAATATCTTCACTGTACTGCCAAGTTCAGCTAGAGTTGGCCAGCAAGTTCAAGAGTTACTCAAAGACTAGAGAAACAGACGAGCCGACTGTGGCTGTGCACTGCAAATCATCACTTTAGAAAGTGGCTACAGAAATTGGGAGGTGTAAGAGATTCTGGCTGAATTGTCACCttaatttctgtgctttgttcCAGCCATCTGCACTACCATAGGTAAAAATATTGCTCAAGAAGAGCCACATCACCTTCTTGGAGACCTGCTTCGGCTCCGCCTATATCGCACAGCTGGAGATCTGCGAGGTTTATCAAGGTCTCTGTAGCCTCTTCTGCGGTGGTCAGGAGATGGTGCTCGTTCCAGCTGGAAACAAtggtgggggagaaggggaaaggttCTATAAGTCTTGTTTCATCAAGATTTTTATCCATCAGTAAAGATTTCTGAACAATTAACAAATGACAGAAGTCATGCAATCAAGCTTCCCCATCCTCAAGTGTTTAATACTCAGAGGTGAGTAGTGCTGCCTAAGTTTGCCAACTGGAAGTTAAAATGGCCACCTCTCATACTGTTGATTCTTAAGTACAGCAGAATCAACTACGATGGTCACCATAACTTTCATAATCACTTTTAGTTCTCTccattatatatgtatatgtgtaaaACAAGTTATCTGAATGTGTTTAACACAGAACAGATCCAGATATCAGGAGGCAGAAGAGCTTGACAAACACAGAGCACTTTAGAACTGCTTCAGTGTCTGACAAGTTCTTGCAAGCAGCTTACATGAAAATATGTGAAGAGGGGAGATCAGTTGCAAACAGCCTCCTGGTGCCTCCCCTCAAACATTTCTCATAGGCCATAAAGTGTTCTGCAGTACGCAGCACCAGCTTCAATTATCCCCTTCCAAAACAGTTCACCAACcttttcatcttcctcttcctcctcctcactagATTCTACATCATCCATGTCTTCTTCCAAAGCACTAACACGAGGCTCGAGTTGCTCAGCTTCTTCCAGAACATACCGTTTCTAGGAGAAATTACAACTTTATCTTACATAACCCAAGTAAAAACAAAGAGCTAAGGAGGCGTCTCGTGCGCCAGAAGGGCCTGCATCATTCATAGCTTTATGCAACAAGCCAATAGCTGATACAGCTATTGAATCTGATGCAGTTAAGAATTCCTTAACCATCTACTTTTCCAAACCTGTAATCGAGGCAGAATGATATCACATACACGTTCCTCATGGAGTAGTTCATCAATAAATTCATCCACGTGCATAAGTTCAAATTCTGGGGGGCaagaaaatggcatttaaaagacaaagaagatTAACACTAGTGGATAGAGTAAAGATAAAACACCTCAGATAATTTATGTCAAGTGGGCTGTACAAACAGCAGTTCGAAAATCATTCTCAAAGATAAGGAAAATCATTAGACCTATCTTGCAAAAGGAAATTACTGCACAGCTAGGATTAGCTGATTCACAGTGCTCAAACCGGCACTCAAGACGGTGTTTCAGTGcccaacagaaaacacaagcacTTGGGGAAAGCAAGTAAGTGAGGCAGTTCTCATTTGTACAAGTCAGCAAGACCAGCAACAACTATCCAAAGGATGAATAAGTAATAGGAAGGTTTCAAAAAGATGGTTACGCCACAGTTTTTTAAGCTTATATTACTAAATAGAATATTTACTTTTACTAAGCATGATACTTTAACAAAAGGTCATCTATGAAGTACTAAGAAAACACAACTCAGTAAGAGTACTCACCCCCGTTTCTGttctgactttttatttttcgATAGTCATTGTACAGTGGTTCAAGATACTTGTAGCAGTCAATGGCAGTGCCTGTCAATCTCATGTACAATGCACCAAGCATTCGGACATACCTGAAAAGTAAACCATTTCATGTATCTGAGCTTTTTGCATAGTTAGCAGTTTAGATAAAAGAGTTTTTCCCCatgaatttctgaagaaaatcagTACACTAAAGTAAACAGAATACACGACTCTGtagatttttctccttcaagtACTCAAGTAGaaatctatgaaaaaaatttatatactCAAGTATACATCTATAGTCTCTGTATGGGTGTATTATCACTgacaaagacaaaagaaatactaaagaaaaagTAGATTAATATTGCTCCCTTAATGCACCTCATTCTCAATACTCCAGGCAGACAGGTATTATCCCAGAGGGCACATGCCACAAAAGCAAGCCATTCCAACAGCTCAGGTGACAAGGAGAGCAGCCTTGAAAGCAAGAGGAAGGACGCACTTTTTAGAAAAGTTTATCAGGGCCCACTGAAAGCTAAACCCGGCACTGATGTTTGCCTGGCTGCTTTGGACAGTTTCATTCAATACTACAACCAAAAGTTAAAAACCAAGCTATCAACTTACTTGAAGTCCTCGTTTTTTATGAACTCCACGATGATGTCCTTTTCGGGCTGGATCTGCAGCATCTTCAGCGTCAAGCACAAGAAGGGCGTAGGCTTAATGTTCCCGCCATAGACGCCCCCCACGTACTTCAGCTCCATGGCCTTGTCCACCACCAGCTCggctgggagagggagcagCCGTCAGCGCAGGCCCCGTACCGCGCCCCCGCCCGCGCCGGCCCGCCCCGCCATACCCGTCAGGCCGAAGCACTCCTCCTTCCAGTACTTGGACTCATAGATGCGAGTGCGGATGATCTTCTCCACCAGGTACTGCGGGTTGGTGCCGTGGATGCTGTGCGCGTCCTTCACCGTCCGGTTGGCCATGGCGGTCGCTCAGCAGGTCCCCTCAGTgccgcagcgggccaggccgagccgggccgccccgctccccttCCCTGACGGGCCGCAACACCTTCCGCTTCCGGGGCGCTGCCGCCGGCTGCCATCTTACCTTCGGGCCGCAAGACCCCTTCCGCCCGCGGCTTCGGGGCGCTACGCGCAAACATATAGCTGTTGCTGACGCGGCCCCTTTCCGCCCCTTCCGCTCTGCGCGCGCGACCGaggggcgggggctgcgggcgggcTTTGGCGCGAAATTCCATTCTCGCGCCACCGCCGCCACGCTCGGGGGTCGCTGAGGCGCCGCGGTGAGTGCGCTTTGGCACCGTGGACCATGAGGCGGGCGGGTGGCTCTGGGAGGGTGATGGAGCGCCTCGGTGTCTCTCTGAGCGTCCGACTGGGCGGCGGTCCGACGCCATGGCCCCGCAGGGCGCCTGGGCGGCAGCCCGGGGCGGGGAGCCGGCTCCCTCAGGCACAGCGCTGCCTTGTCTGAACCCgcgggctgggggggggggggggggggaggaggggggctgaggggggaaggaaaaacaggtaAAAATTGAGCGGAAACGCCTGGCCGCCGTGTGTGAGGTTCGGACGGAAAACAGGAGGCTGTAGCCTTAAAAGGGCCGGCGATGCGTGTGTGTGCGCCGGCCGTGGCGGGGGTGGCCGGGCAGCCCCGAgccggggggagcgggagggCGTGGTGGTCAGTGAGGAAAGAGCCTCGGTGATAAGCAAAGCACAGAAGCCATCTACCCTGATAACTTGCTCTGTGAATAAGAGAAGTAGCCGGTAATGAGGGAATCGCGTGTTTGTCAGGTGTGTTAGTCAAGGGCTGGGTGTGGAAAAAGGACTTGAAGAGCAATCCACTCCTAAACACCttcccattttcctcctttctcagaGGAGAGGCGATTGGAGGCCTTGGGGAAGGTAGGCTTCTTCGAATCAACCGATGCATGCCACGTTCTTCATACATGCTGAAAGATTTAATGGCATTTCTGGCCATTAATTCTGGCCAGAAGCTGACCATCTTGAGTCTttccctgcttttatttttaaataataatttaaaaattggttgtgtatttgttttagattttctttGGGAATCATGAACACCCggcagcaaagcaaaattaCCTACTCCTGGTATGGAAAACCCATGAGCTCAGACAGAAAACTGAGGACTTTCCAGTACAggtaaataacatttatttctggCTTGCTCAGGGAAACTTAATCGATGAAGATTTCTTTATCTTTCTGACATCATTTAGGTTAATGTGGCAGGCAGAATACGAGTAATGTTTTGAGCGTTGTGTCATGACACTGTATGTGTATAACAAAAAGCTCTTGAATTATAACTTGTATAATGTACAACAAAAACATATAATTAAATCTGTGAGTAAGTGTTAACTGTCTATTTGAAATACATATGAAAGCTTTTAATTGGGAAAGTGAACTGAAGGCTTTGCAAGAGGGAGCATAACTAGCTGTAAGATCAACAGGCTTTAATGATATGTGAATTATAAGAAATATGAAATCCTGCTAATCTGCACATGTGCATCACTTCCTAGGGGAATCGTTATTAAAtcagaaagaagcagcacagaaaaccaTATACAGCTTGGCGATTTTATTTTAGTAGAAGGGGAGAATGCAGATCAACCTTTTGTGGCACAGCTCCTGGATTTATATGAAGATGGTAAGAGAAATAAAGATTTGCCCCCTCtctgagaaattttaaaatgttttaaagatacCTATTTCATGGGAATGTATTTAGCTCATAACCCCATATAACTGGCCTAATGTAAGGAAATCAGGCGTTGGTAATTTGGAAATGGTCCTTACCGGAAGACAGTGTGAGctcgtggtttttttttagagacTGGAGAATCCAAATGGAGCAAGAGCACTGCAGCCCTGGAATTTGCATCTTATTAGACATCAGTGAATTTAGCAATAAGGTGCAAGGCTGAATAAACAGGTCTTATTACTTCTGCCCCTTgtagaaatatcttttttttttttaaataaaggtagATATTAAAAGGTAAATCATGGAATATGATACAAAGGCTATGTCTGAGTCTGAATTAGAAACTGCCCATTAGCTATGTCTGATTTCTCTGAACagcttttgttgtttgttttgggccATCgtaaaaatgttttgagtttttttaattctttacttTTTCTAAAACGTACATATCACTCTAGCTTATTTATTCACTAATGCAGATTTATTGTAATATAACTGATATGCTTTTCATGCTGGAATGAAACCTGTTAAACGTCCCTGAAAAcaagatgtttttgttttatatctttTGTTATATATCCTTGACAAATTTGTTAAAGATatgtggctttgtttttaattcaggGGTGCGCACCTTAAAATATAGAGAGGAACTTCATATTCAATTTTAACATGTTTCAAATGCTTCACACTGAATCTGTTCATAGTGTTTATTCAGACCTTCTTCTAGACATTTCAACAGCACGATTTTCTGGTTTGTTAGGCAGTTAATAAATGTGTTTCTATTTTACTTCTAAAATAACATTGAAATTGCAAATACTGTTCTGAAGTTTCTCACTTCTCCTTTCATGTCTCTTTTTTGAGTTAGTGGGGTCTGATTAAATCATATTTATGCAAATAAGTAATGTCTTCATTTGTCATACTGAACTGATGGATCAGCTGGTCTGCAGGTATTTTGTGATTGAGACCCTACGTAGGTGTTATCTTAGGCCTTAAAAGTCTCGCctcaaatgttttaatttagcTTAGAGAATGGGAATTGTAATCTCTTGTCAGATGCTTTCTTACCAGTGTCCAGGGAGGCTTTCTATCCTTGATGGCATTTCAGCTGAAGTCATTGAAATCTGATGACAACTATTTGTAATACAATAAAATTCTTAATgttcagtgactttttttcattgttacaGGTGCTCAGGAGAAACATGCAGTTGTGCAGTGGTTCTCTCATATTACAGAGATACCTCAGAACAAATGGAAACTGCTTAAAAGAGAGGTGTCTCCCCAAGAGGTGTTTTTTGATCAAGTTTCTGGCTATGACACTGATATAGCTGTGGAGACCATTATTAAAAGTGTCATGGTATGTACTGCAGCTCATCTACACATAcagggaagaaacaaacaaacaatttgaaaagcagaatagAACAGTGCAGCTACTTTATTCTCTCCCAAACCAAATGTGTGATGCATATTTGTTAATGCAGTTAGCATAGGATAGGGTAGttgaaaaatattgctattttgtcttttctccaTCCCAAAATTACTTTGGGTGTTGGCAGCCAGCTCATTTAGAGGTTTGTGTGGAAGGACGTAA is part of the Phalacrocorax aristotelis chromosome 6, bGulAri2.1, whole genome shotgun sequence genome and encodes:
- the PRPF38A gene encoding pre-mRNA-splicing factor 38A — protein: MANRTVKDAHSIHGTNPQYLVEKIIRTRIYESKYWKEECFGLTAELVVDKAMELKYVGGVYGGNIKPTPFLCLTLKMLQIQPEKDIIVEFIKNEDFKYVRMLGALYMRLTGTAIDCYKYLEPLYNDYRKIKSQNRNGEFELMHVDEFIDELLHEERVCDIILPRLQKRYVLEEAEQLEPRVSALEEDMDDVESSEEEEEEDEKLERAPSPDHRRRGYRDLDKPRRSPAVRYRRSRSRSPRRRSRSPKRRSPSPRRERHRSKSPRRHRSRSRERRHRSRSKSPGHHRSHRHRSHSKSPERSKKSHKKSRRGNE